The Pagrus major chromosome 5, Pma_NU_1.0 genomic sequence TATGCTGTCATGAGGCTTAAACCAGCTCTCTCTGTTTCCACACCACCCTGCTGCTGATAAATCAAACGCACCTATTTGAAGAAGATCAGATGATAACCTTGAAGTCCGACAAAACTGTGTAATGCGTTAAACCAGAACAAATGTTTAAGGCATCTCGGTTACTAGGCCTCAGAGTCAACACATGCATACTGTTCATAATGCATGACTTtgaaatcacacacatacagataagATGTATTCTTGCACATTAAAGAAAGTAATGTGattacatgaaaaaaagacCAACTCTGGAAACATTTCGGACTGAGATTCAGCACTAAAACAGTTTATATAATTAAGATTTATGAAGACTTATTTGTGCTATATGTTTTTATCTGGTGTTGGTATTAAATGGTATCCAACCTAACTCTTGACATTCATGTGTCACCAAAGCAGTTGTTTAAACTGACAGTCGGTCTGGTCGTATCTTTTAGGGGCAACCATCAAACGTATTCAGCAGCAGACCCACACCTACATCGTGACGCCGAGTCGTGACAAAGAGCCAGTGTTCGAGGTCACCGGGATGCCGGAGAACGTGGACCGGGCGAGGGATGAGATAGAGGCGCACATCGCCCTCCGCACGGGGACCTGCGGAGGCGTTGAGGCTCCTGGTGTGGACAACAACGACTTTCAATTCAACGGCACAGACGTCAGCTTTGACacggctgcagcagcagcagcgattGGGTTGGGAGAGGCTGGCTGGCTTCATGCTGGTGCCACATCAccaggtggtggtggaggtgctggtggtgctggtggggGTGGTGGCGGCAGCTTGCTGCCAATGAGCATCAGTGGTACTCAGCGAATCAATAGCAATATTAACAGTGGTGTCAGGATGTCTTCCACCTATCGCAATGACAGCTCCAGCTCCCTGGGCAGCGGCTCCAGCTCAGCTGATTCTTTCCACGGCAGCGGGAATGGTAACCGGGTGGCAGATTTCAGTCCAACCTGTGCGTTTAACGCcaatgctaacaacaacaacagcaatggTGGCAACGCAAATTTCTGGTTTGGTGAGAGTCTTCTTCCTGTTGGGTCTGAGGAGCTGGTCACCCTGGGAGGGGGAAGCTCTTCATCAGGATTTGACCCGTTAACCATCTCCACTGCCCAGGCCCCGCATCCTGGTGCACAGCCACAAATCTGGAGCCCCTTTGTTGACCACCAACCCCTCCAGGCCTTCGATGCTCGTCAATCTCAGGTATGTCAGTTTCAACAGCTTCATGTCTCAACCGCAGTGATTGTCACTTGACAACAGCACAGAAAATGCACTCATGATCCAACACgttgatatttaaaaaacatttctttgagTCTATTTTTATGATGGTAGTCATCTAATCAATGTTGTCATTGATGTCTCCAGACCAGTCAGCCTGGGACACCCCGGCTCTCTCCAACCTTCTCTGGCACAGAAGCCCTGGAGCACCCTCAGGCCCAGCGTGTTCTCCGAGGGCCGCTTGGCTCGTCCGGGACCCTCGACGCCCACAGGTTCCCCTCCTACAGCTCGGCCTTCTCCTCTTCCAGTGAAAGCAccgcctcctcttcctcccctcctgaATCCTCCCTCTCCTATCGACCAGGGCTCGGATCAGCAGTGAGAGCACAGGAGATATGCATCCACTGTATGGATAACCAGGTGATCGCTGCCTTGGTTCCCTGTGGCCATAACCTCTTCTGTCTTGATTGTGCCACCCACATATGCCAGGGTCCAGATGCTGTCTGCCCTGTGTGCCTGTCCCCGGTCACACAGGCCATTCAGCTCCGCAATATGTGATTTTACTCCATTTACCTTGACGTCTGAAGAGGGATCAGCCTCCCCGACACTTCATAACATGTGTAGGGAAATTAAAAAACTGACCCCGAATCAGTGTGTAGGTGTGTCCTCACCTTGGTTTTGTCCAAGCTGGTGTTTGGTTGACGAAGGTGAGGAAGAATAGGTGAATAAGGAATGATCTGTATTTAGGGCATGGGTTAGGATGTTCAGCCCGTTCATGTGCCTGTTATTGTGAAGTCTTCTTCCTCGATTGAATGATTGATCAAAGGGAGGGTTGGAAACCCTCTGTAGCATTGGGTGGGGTgggatatatatattttttgctcatcatgacttttgttttacattttcctcTCCCTCAAACATCTAGTTATCAGTATCTGCCTACctatattttattacattttttaaatgtactttgaaTTCTATTAGATACATGATGTTGACTTTTGGGTCAAAATTTTATTTGTCTACATCTCAAAAGTTttatccttcttttttttttttttttttttttttatttttgctgctaCAGTTGTTTTTATGTGCTGAAAAATGGCCCAGCCCCCTTTTGCCTCTATTATTGTGCTCACAGCAGGAAACTttgaggaagaaagaagaggtGAGCATGTTTACATATAGTGAGTCCCACATATGAATATGTATAAATTAAGTGATCCGGTTACCACAAGATTTGAATGCCTACTGTAGTAAACTGGATATATGGTATACACAGCAGCCGCGACTCTATCCCAGATAATTTGCGTGATCGTTATCCGACTGAAACAGGATTTGTTGTTTACTCTCTCCAGATCATAAATCTGAATTGTTGTGCATCGCTGTTACACATTCAAACGCACCCACAGAGGGTTTTTAAACCACGTGGGTCAAATCCACAACTGTAAACATGTCACACTCCAGCGGCAGCGTCCTGTTGCCTCAGGTTTCTTACCTTCCCAGATTATAACCGACAAGCGCGTAACTCCTTTTTATACTAGGATGTTACACCACTACAGTATCGCCACGTTGCTTTTCAATTTCTactttacaaaaaagaaaaagagaactgTTTACGGTAAACTTGTGCCTAATTCCGTTCTgagtaaacaaaaaagaaacaactggTTCAGCGGACACACGGTGTTGCTCtgtcttaaaaacaaacttgtggCCTTTTTGGAAAGCCTGTAATCTTCTGACAACACTATCTAcaaatccagattttttttttttttttgctcaaaagAACACAAGCTGACAGACTGAGGTCTTAATGTATTTGTCGAAGTTCAGTCTCTTAAATGAATCTCGGTGGAACAAAGCTTATATCACAGggatgttttcttttgcttccTATTCTCAAATATTTACCACCTTTTGCTtcgttattttttttttctggcaccGAACACTCCCATGTAGTtaatttcatacattttctctcattgttttctttttgccttttttttgtttatctctcGATTACATCCTTGTTTGGGAAACCATTTGCTGGTTTTAAGCTAGAAAGATATGCACAACTCGTACCTTTGGTAACATTCCTCCTCCCCTTTATTGCAGATACTTTTGTATGGCTACTTTTAGTAGTTAGGCCTCACCTGGGAGCCAAAAGAACTGATATCTTATGAAACTATGAAGACGGCTGTAATCTGGAACAAATCCCCGTACTGTACAGACATCTCAACTTTCACTTGAACGGCTCCCAACCTGCAGCCATTTTGTGTCCTTGTTTGGGAAGCAGTCAGCGAAATAATTCCATTGGGATGCAAAAATTGAAGGCCACCCATAGCTTTACTGTGCTATTATTTAATCCCATGTCTTGTCAGCGAGGCCTATGCAAAAATAGTCTCCGTATGATAACCAGTCGACTTAAACTACTCTGGTTTTTTGTTACAGAGCTCAAACAATCTCGGGCATAAACTTGTAGAAGGACAcacttcttttctgtttctctgctacATTTCAGTCGGGGGTCAACCTTCAACACGCGCTTTAATGCGATGATCAGATGTTTCAATGGTACAAACTTTCATGTTCAGctcattttgctttttgtccTGTGCCCTACTAAGCACAGTCGTTCCCCATATCTTATCACACTATTGACTGGACGGGACtccaaaaacataattttctgttttcttgtccCCCCCCCGCCCTCCTTCCACGTGTGCATCTGTCCGTTCCTCCACCTGAAAAGTGAAGAAAAGGTACAAATTGGTGGAAATCATCTCAAATCTTTAGCTTTAAACACCAGTGTCTCTAGACTTTGTTTTTACAGGATCGAACGCGTTGATGGACATTTCGAAGGGGAAGCAGCTGGAATGAGTTCATCTCGGACTGTGCTGACACTACATGAGGTCAATACTGTTGCTTTACTGTGTGGACATTGGACTCTAGCATTCCAGCTGTAAACAGTATTTGGGAGTTATTCCATCGCTTCGCTCTGTTTCCTGAACATCGCTGAATATCTTTCATGGGGTGATTGAGCCGTCTTGAGGAAATGGAAACGAACGAGTCccaaaagtgcaaaaaaaatccCCATCTGCTTTTCTGCCCCCTGTGGTCTTCTCTCCGTCCTTTTTATTTGACTTCTCAGATCTACGAAGGGTCGATCTCTCtttgctctctttctccctctgagGGAATGCAATACACTGTCGGCCCCTCAGTTTATTTGACATGAATctcttgacatttttgtgtatgtattatataatattacTGTTAATGACTGAAATAtacagaattatttttattttgttacatttcatatatatacataaatatatctatattaaaatgtttacaataagatttttaattttttctttttcacttttctctGAGTGATTAAGTTGAATGAAGATTTTGGAAACAGAAATGTTGCAGGAGGGTGTCAATGCTATCTGCTTGTAGTCTAGTTATTAGTTTACAGTATTGATGATATTAGTATTGATAGCTGCCGTTTTAACCCAGTGGAAAAATGGAATGTGCATCACGAGCATGTCTTCATAATGTACCGCCAATGTAAAACGTCACACTGCAATTGTAAAAAGGCCAAGGATTCAAGCTGCCTGTCATGTCTGTACGCCACCAAATTAAGAACGGTATACTGTAAAATGTATCTTTAGATTAtctatatataaatacatatattgtTAAGCTGTACCAACAGTTCAAAGTATTTGCTAATTTTACtacacttttgttttgtatatgtAGGGGGA encodes the following:
- the LOC140996174 gene encoding RNA-binding protein MEX3B-like is translated as MPSSTSLLEADEGESEVPPPLVHAFAGMGLEEHHGTQSQTPEQADESLTFHHHHHHHHHNHHLPAVSHFNLLGTVLDLKPLPLHRPPSGDEVNMTAAPEDEEPEVVAADSSGCNGSSLLAQAHVHRHHPSGPGGSVMPSGMEPPHVETVLLYNGDERDDPAVGGGGALPSAGSMAMLPPGVYGETGYEAEPSLLSRRKSVNTTECVAVPSSEHVAEIVGRQGCKIKALRAKTNTYIKTPVRGEQPVFVVTGRKEDVAMAKREILSAAEHFSLIRASRNKTGPLSAVTGPGTPSLPGQTTIQVRVPYRVVGLVVGPKGATIKRIQQQTHTYIVTPSRDKEPVFEVTGMPENVDRARDEIEAHIALRTGTCGGVEAPGVDNNDFQFNGTDVSFDTAAAAAAIGLGEAGWLHAGATSPGGGGGAGGAGGGGGGSLLPMSISGTQRINSNINSGVRMSSTYRNDSSSSLGSGSSSADSFHGSGNGNRVADFSPTCAFNANANNNNSNGGNANFWFGESLLPVGSEELVTLGGGSSSSGFDPLTISTAQAPHPGAQPQIWSPFVDHQPLQAFDARQSQTSQPGTPRLSPTFSGTEALEHPQAQRVLRGPLGSSGTLDAHRFPSYSSAFSSSSESTASSSSPPESSLSYRPGLGSAVRAQEICIHCMDNQVIAALVPCGHNLFCLDCATHICQGPDAVCPVCLSPVTQAIQLRNM